The Chthoniobacterales bacterium genome has a window encoding:
- a CDS encoding tetratricopeptide repeat protein, whose translation MNEPECSLGRKTVLGRLLRYTEQQWIRCLLLLGFGVAARFPALQGQWIWDDNSLVRDNPLIRSPLLILESFRHFLSSESAHYRPIQTISYSFDYLVWNADIYGYHLSNLFWHVGSGILLYFLLLRLLEPFQKRWSERETGAGIPDESRFLSAAAFLVALLWIVHPVHSAAVDYISGRADSLAFFFACSAWLLFLRARSARSFSFRALGNITAALLAFVALCSRESACIWMLLFLFHLFAFDRFSTRGAKALVLAICLGLVAAYAGLRQLPSRNSSSPAGAIDSPTPGRALLMVRALGDYGRLMLVPSNLHVERTLLSPADIGPSEGWRQAIQREYLSLIGILTATALLYGALRKGKAQGIRALGAIWFVLAFLPISNLFELNATVAEHWLYLPSVGFLLFILGCCPELPARGRQILLGTACAAVLALSARSFVRSGDWMSPEIFYRHSLRAGSAKTRMALNLGQIYAGRGDYAKAEPLLRKVVEMSPNYPMGWNALGHLLVSEGKQKEAEEIFARAIALGQRAGHDQPRTWIAALNVASMHYSQKDVPDALMVLDKARADYPGTWALISFEAEMLRESNAPDAALPFVKEFADANWWHAGAFLALGQLYADKGDVEKAEAAFRHASRLDVHDVESLNRIALLDVRQNRLQDAYEVQQRAISRQPDHPRQYLLLSDILERMGRTDEARAALAQVHLLQAIAQSQPAAQSTLEPN comes from the coding sequence ATGAACGAACCCGAGTGTTCACTTGGCAGGAAAACGGTGCTCGGCCGGCTGCTCCGTTATACCGAGCAGCAGTGGATTCGTTGTCTCCTGCTTTTGGGCTTTGGGGTCGCCGCCCGTTTCCCTGCCCTCCAGGGGCAATGGATCTGGGACGATAATTCCCTCGTCCGAGACAATCCCTTAATCAGGAGCCCGCTCCTGATTCTGGAAAGCTTCCGCCATTTTCTTTCCTCGGAATCCGCGCACTATCGGCCAATCCAGACCATTTCGTATTCGTTCGATTATCTTGTCTGGAACGCAGACATCTACGGGTATCACCTGTCCAATCTCTTCTGGCATGTCGGCAGCGGGATTCTGCTTTATTTCTTGCTGCTAAGGTTGCTCGAGCCATTCCAGAAACGTTGGTCTGAGCGGGAAACGGGCGCCGGGATACCCGATGAAAGCAGGTTCTTATCGGCCGCCGCTTTCCTCGTTGCGTTGCTTTGGATTGTTCATCCCGTGCATAGCGCAGCGGTCGACTACATTTCCGGTCGGGCGGATAGCCTGGCTTTCTTCTTCGCCTGCAGCGCCTGGCTACTTTTCCTGCGTGCCCGGAGCGCTCGATCTTTTTCATTTCGCGCCCTAGGCAACATCACGGCCGCCCTCCTGGCTTTCGTCGCGCTTTGCTCCCGGGAAAGCGCTTGCATTTGGATGCTGCTCTTTCTTTTTCATCTGTTCGCTTTCGACCGATTCTCCACCCGGGGCGCCAAGGCTCTTGTTCTGGCAATCTGTCTTGGACTCGTGGCGGCCTATGCAGGTTTGCGGCAGTTGCCCTCAAGGAATTCTTCCAGTCCGGCGGGTGCGATCGATTCGCCAACGCCGGGCCGCGCTTTGCTGATGGTCCGTGCGCTAGGTGATTATGGGCGACTCATGCTGGTTCCTTCGAATCTCCATGTGGAACGCACGCTTCTCTCGCCCGCGGACATCGGGCCGAGTGAAGGTTGGCGGCAAGCCATTCAAAGGGAATATCTGTCGCTGATTGGGATCCTGACGGCTACCGCCCTGTTGTATGGCGCCTTGCGTAAAGGAAAGGCGCAAGGCATCCGCGCGCTCGGGGCCATCTGGTTTGTGCTCGCCTTCCTGCCCATCTCAAACCTCTTCGAGCTTAACGCGACCGTTGCGGAGCATTGGCTTTACTTGCCGAGCGTTGGTTTCCTCCTCTTCATCCTGGGCTGCTGTCCGGAATTGCCGGCGCGGGGGCGACAAATCCTGCTGGGCACCGCCTGTGCGGCGGTTCTGGCGTTGAGCGCTCGCAGCTTCGTCCGAAGCGGCGATTGGATGAGCCCGGAAATCTTTTATCGTCATTCTTTGCGCGCGGGCTCGGCGAAAACCCGCATGGCTTTGAATCTCGGCCAGATCTATGCAGGCCGCGGAGACTACGCAAAGGCCGAACCTCTCCTTCGGAAAGTCGTCGAGATGAGCCCTAATTACCCGATGGGCTGGAATGCGCTCGGGCACCTGCTCGTCAGCGAGGGGAAACAAAAAGAAGCAGAGGAAATCTTTGCTCGCGCGATCGCGCTGGGCCAGCGCGCGGGGCATGATCAACCACGAACCTGGATCGCGGCGCTGAATGTCGCTTCCATGCATTACAGCCAGAAGGACGTCCCGGATGCGCTCATGGTTCTGGACAAAGCTCGCGCCGATTACCCCGGCACCTGGGCCTTGATTAGTTTTGAAGCCGAGATGTTGAGGGAATCGAATGCTCCGGACGCTGCGCTGCCGTTCGTTAAGGAGTTCGCGGATGCGAATTGGTGGCATGCGGGCGCCTTCCTTGCCCTTGGCCAACTGTACGCGGACAAGGGCGACGTCGAAAAAGCAGAAGCAGCGTTTCGGCACGCGAGCCGGCTGGATGTTCACGACGTGGAATCGCTCAATCGAATCGCGCTCCTGGACGTGCGGCAAAACCGTCTCCAGGATGCGTACGAAGTTCAGCAGCGCGCTATTTCGCGCCAGCCCGACCATCCGCGGCAATACCTCCTGCTCTCCGATATTCTCGAAAGGATGGGCCGGACGGATGAGGCGCGGGCCGCGCTTGCCCAGGTCCACCTTCTCCAGGCGATTGCTCAATCCCAGCCCGCCGCCCAAAGCACCCTCGAGCCGAACTAG
- a CDS encoding tetratricopeptide repeat protein has translation MSRVFARYLRADWLHYTIVFVVGFLVRARGLTGQRIWDDQYLSLANPFIKSPLLILESFRHYLFLESYSSHYRPVQNISYLFDYFFWNTDPYGYHLTNVLLHAGSGVLLYFLLRKLLTSLWLRDTPVAVRERLQKRVPGFSIAAFFIALLWSVHPVHSAAVDYISGRADSLAFLLAAAGWLFVFRGRAGKKAATRWIWFGAAAFSGLLALLSREIACVWLALFLGHIFFVEKNLNRRARLAAVAVCVLLVAIYAGMRQLPVARSHPATTGSGAAVQMTLMARSLGDYTRLMFFPSNLHMERTILDATGFRDNASWRNAIGTEYLSLLGLGALAALIGGCLHRGKGQSLRIFGAVWFFAGYLPISNLIPLNATVAEHWLYLPSVGFLIFLGGCVVELPPRFRRTSIAFACLALIGLSARSLVRSTDWADEETFYTRTIAAGGSSTRAAVNLAEVYSSKGNLKGAERVFRRVLELTPDYPMARNNLANLLHKQGRKAEAEALFDSSAKAAVETRKDYPGTWVAAINLAHLKRAEGDLAGTLKILEQARRDYPETWEVIRFQADVLRTSQEPEAAMQLVKDFAGKNWWHYEASVALGRLYAEEGDAENAAAAWRHASWLDVHDAESLNLIAGMRLRQNRLEEAFKIQQRAIARQPDQPRQYRMLSDILTKMGRADEARAALAQVTQMESFAHSQPQIN, from the coding sequence TTGAGCCGCGTTTTCGCCCGTTACCTCCGCGCCGATTGGCTGCATTATACAATCGTTTTTGTCGTCGGATTTCTGGTCCGGGCCCGCGGCCTGACCGGCCAACGGATCTGGGACGACCAGTACCTTTCGTTGGCGAATCCTTTTATCAAGAGCCCTCTCCTGATCCTGGAAAGCTTTCGACATTACCTTTTTCTGGAGTCGTATTCCAGCCATTACCGTCCCGTTCAGAATATCTCCTACCTCTTCGATTACTTCTTTTGGAACACCGACCCGTACGGCTACCATCTCACTAACGTTTTGCTCCACGCGGGCAGCGGAGTGTTGCTCTATTTTCTGCTCCGAAAACTGTTAACGTCCCTCTGGCTGCGCGACACGCCGGTCGCCGTTCGTGAGCGTCTTCAAAAGCGGGTGCCGGGATTTTCCATCGCCGCTTTCTTCATCGCGTTGCTTTGGAGTGTCCACCCTGTGCACAGTGCGGCGGTCGATTACATTTCCGGTCGCGCTGACAGCCTGGCTTTCCTCTTGGCCGCCGCGGGATGGCTATTTGTCTTCCGGGGACGGGCTGGCAAAAAAGCGGCCACCCGCTGGATATGGTTTGGCGCGGCGGCGTTTTCCGGTTTGCTGGCGCTTCTATCCCGGGAAATCGCGTGTGTGTGGCTGGCTCTTTTCCTTGGGCACATTTTCTTTGTGGAGAAAAATCTGAACCGGCGCGCGCGGCTTGCCGCGGTCGCAGTGTGCGTTTTACTCGTGGCGATCTATGCGGGAATGCGGCAACTGCCGGTGGCTCGTTCTCACCCAGCGACCACGGGCTCGGGTGCTGCGGTCCAAATGACTTTGATGGCCCGCTCGCTTGGCGATTACACCCGGCTCATGTTCTTTCCGAGCAACTTGCACATGGAGCGGACCATCCTGGACGCAACCGGTTTCCGGGATAATGCCAGTTGGCGTAACGCCATTGGGACTGAATATCTTTCTCTGCTCGGCCTGGGCGCGCTCGCCGCGCTGATCGGCGGTTGTTTGCACCGCGGGAAAGGCCAGAGCCTTCGAATTTTCGGCGCGGTTTGGTTCTTCGCCGGTTACCTTCCGATCTCTAACCTTATCCCGCTGAACGCGACGGTTGCGGAACATTGGCTCTATTTGCCAAGCGTTGGCTTCCTGATTTTTCTCGGGGGATGCGTGGTCGAACTGCCGCCCCGTTTTCGACGAACTTCCATTGCCTTCGCCTGCCTGGCGCTGATCGGTTTGAGCGCTCGAAGCCTGGTTCGAAGCACCGACTGGGCCGATGAAGAGACGTTTTATACCCGCACGATCGCGGCCGGCGGGTCAAGTACGCGCGCGGCGGTGAATCTGGCCGAGGTGTATTCGAGCAAGGGCAATTTGAAAGGGGCGGAGCGGGTTTTCCGGCGGGTGCTTGAACTGACGCCTGATTATCCGATGGCCCGCAACAATCTTGCTAATTTGCTTCACAAACAGGGCCGAAAGGCCGAGGCGGAAGCGTTGTTCGATTCATCGGCCAAAGCCGCCGTAGAGACCCGCAAGGATTATCCCGGCACCTGGGTGGCCGCGATCAATCTCGCTCATCTCAAGCGGGCCGAAGGCGATCTAGCCGGGACGCTAAAAATACTTGAGCAAGCGCGGCGAGATTATCCGGAGACGTGGGAAGTTATCCGTTTTCAGGCCGATGTCCTTCGGACCAGCCAGGAGCCGGAGGCTGCGATGCAATTAGTAAAAGATTTTGCGGGGAAGAACTGGTGGCACTACGAAGCTTCGGTCGCTCTCGGCCGTTTGTATGCGGAGGAGGGGGATGCGGAAAACGCCGCCGCGGCCTGGCGACATGCCAGCTGGCTGGACGTGCACGATGCCGAGTCGCTCAACCTGATTGCAGGAATGCGTCTCCGGCAAAATCGCCTCGAGGAAGCGTTCAAGATTCAGCAGCGCGCCATCGCCCGGCAACCGGATCAGCCCCGACAGTATCGGATGCTCTCGGATATTCTCACAAAAATGGGCCGGGCCGACGAAGCGCGCGCAGCCCTCGCCCAGGTCACGCAGATGGAGTCGTTCGCGCACTCCCAGCCGCAGATTAATTGA
- a CDS encoding prepilin-type N-terminal cleavage/methylation domain-containing protein → MLRKLTTKRAGFTLVEIMIVVAIIALLAAIAVPGFLRARKRSQASKIINDLRLVDAAVDQYAIERGKKTDDAVLVTDWTAYVKKDTNLYLTGKDLLGHDFGDQTVDTIPKVPQASFDVLSDVADATFWSPYSP, encoded by the coding sequence ATGTTAAGAAAACTCACGACGAAACGCGCCGGCTTTACGCTGGTGGAAATCATGATCGTGGTGGCAATCATCGCATTGCTGGCCGCGATCGCAGTCCCTGGATTCCTTCGCGCTCGCAAGCGCTCCCAGGCTTCCAAGATCATCAACGATCTTCGTCTGGTTGACGCAGCGGTCGACCAGTATGCCATCGAGCGTGGCAAGAAAACCGATGATGCGGTCTTGGTCACCGATTGGACGGCATACGTGAAGAAGGACACCAACCTCTACCTGACTGGTAAGGACCTTCTCGGCCATGACTTCGGCGACCAAACCGTCGATACCATTCCGAAAGTGCCGCAAGCCTCCTTTGACGTGTTGTCAGATGTGGCTGATGCCACCTTCTGGTCCCCGTACTCGCCCTAA
- a CDS encoding prepilin-type N-terminal cleavage/methylation domain-containing protein, which yields MLNKLNKRRGGFTLVEIMIVVAIIALLAAIAVPGFLRARKRSQASRIINDLRLIDSAVDQYAIETNRSSGFSVNTVDWTNYLKAGTVLYLTGKDILGNSYGRQGVDSLPKVPTASYNALSDVTDSTFWSPYN from the coding sequence ATGTTAAACAAACTCAACAAACGCCGCGGGGGTTTCACCCTCGTGGAAATCATGATCGTAGTGGCGATCATCGCTTTGCTGGCGGCGATTGCGGTGCCCGGGTTCCTCCGTGCTCGTAAGCGCTCACAGGCAAGCCGCATTATCAACGATCTGCGCCTGATCGACTCCGCCGTCGACCAATACGCAATCGAAACCAACCGCTCCAGCGGCTTTTCCGTCAACACGGTCGACTGGACCAACTACCTCAAGGCCGGAACGGTCCTCTATTTGACCGGCAAAGACATCCTGGGCAACTCGTACGGCCGCCAGGGAGTCGACTCCCTGCCGAAGGTCCCAACCGCCAGTTACAATGCGTTGTCCGATGTGACCGACTCAACGTTCTGGTCGCCTTACAACTAA